One genomic segment of Macaca fascicularis isolate 582-1 chromosome 19, T2T-MFA8v1.1 includes these proteins:
- the PIN1 gene encoding peptidyl-prolyl cis-trans isomerase NIMA-interacting 1, whose protein sequence is MADEEKLPPGWEKRMSRSSGRVYYFNHITNASQWERPSGNSSSGGKNGQGEPARVRCSHLLVKHSQSRRPSSWRQEKITRTKEEALELINGYIQKIKSGEEDFESLASQFSDCSSAKARGDLGAFSRGQMQKPFEDASFALRTGEMSGPVFTDSGIHIILRTE, encoded by the exons ATGGCGGACGAGGAGAAGCTGCCGCCCGGCTGGGAGAAGCGCATGAGCCGCAGCTCAG GCCGAGTATACTACTTCAACCACATCACTAACGCCAGCCAGTGGGAGCGGCCCAGCGGCAACAGCAGCAGTGGTGGCAAAAACGGGCAGGGGGAGCCCGCCAGGGTCCGCTGCTCACACCTGCTGGTGAAGCACAGCCAGTCAAGGCGGCCCTCGTCCTGGCGGCAGGAGAAGATCACCCGGACCAAGGAGGAGGCCCTGGAGCTGATCAACG GCTACATCCAGAAGATCAAGTCGGGAGAGGAGGACTTTGAGTCTCTGGCCTCACAGTTCAGCGACTGCAGCTCAGCCAAGGCCAGGGGAGACCTGGGTGCCTTCAGCAGAG GTCAGATGCAGAAGCCATTTGAAGACGCCTCGTTTGCGCTGCGGACGGGGGAGATGAGCGGGCCTGTGTTCACGGATTCCGGCATCCACATCATCCTCCGCACTGAGTGA
- the OLFM2 gene encoding noelin-2 isoform X3, whose translation MWPLTVPPPLLLLLCSGLAGQTLFQSPEEGWQLYTSAQAPDGKCICTAVIPAQSTCSRDGRSRELRQLMEKVQNVSQSMEVLELRTYRDLQYVRGMETLMRSLDARLRAADGSLSAKSFQELKDRMTELLPLSSVLEQYKADTRTIVRLREDVRNLSGSLATIQEEMGAYGYEDLQQRVMALEARLHACAQKLGCGKLTGVSNPITVRAMGSRFGSWMTDTMAPSADSRVWYMDGYYKGRRVLEFRTLGDFIKGQNFIQHLLPQPWAGTGHVVYNGSLFYNKYQSNVVVKYHFRSRSVLVQRSLPGAGYNNTFPYSWGGFSDMDFMVDESGLWAVYTTNQNAGNIVVSRLDPHTLEVMRSWDTGYPKRSAGEAFMICGVLYVTNSHLAGAKVYFAYFTNTSSYEYTDVPFHNQYSHISMLDYNPRERALYTWNNGHQVLYNVTLFHVISTSGDP comes from the exons ACTCTCTTCCAGAGCCCAGAAGAGGGCTGGCAGCTGTACACCTCAGCCCAGGCCCCTGACGGGAAATGCATCTGCACGGCTGTGATCCCAGCGCAGAGTACCTGCTCTCGAGATGGCAGGAGTCGGGAGCTGCGGCAACTGATGGAGAAG GTCCAGAATGTCTCCCAGTCCATGGAGGTCCTTGAGCTGCGGACGTATCGCGACCTCCAGTATGTACGCGGCATGGAGACCCTCATGCGGAGCCTGGATGCGCGGCTCCGGGCGGCTGATGGGTCCCTCTCGGCCAAGAGCTTCCAG GAGCTGAAGGACAGGATGACAGAACTGTTGCCCCTGAGCTCGGTCCTGGAGCAGTACAAGGCAGACACACGGACCATTGTACGCCTGCGGGAGGATGTGAGGAATCTCTCCGGCAGTCTGGCAACCATCCAGGAGGAGATGGGTGCCTACGGGTACGAGGATCTGCAGCAGCGGGTGATGGCCCTGGAGGCCCGGCTCCACGCCTGCGCCCAGAAACTGG gctgtgGGAAGCTGACCGGGGTCAGTAACCCCATCACCGTTCGGGCCATGGGGTCCCGCTTCGGCTCCTGGATGACTGACACGATGGCCCCCAGTGCGGATAGCCGG GTCTGGTACATGGATGGCTATTACAAGGGCCGCCGGGTCCTGGAGTTCCGTACCCTGGGAGATTTCATCAAAGGCCAGAACTTTATCCAGCACCTGCTACCCCAGCCGTGGGCGGGCACGGGCCACGTGGTGTACAACGGCTCCCTGTTCTATAACAAGTACCAGAGCAACGTGGTGGTCAAATACCACTTCCGCTCGCGCTCCGTGCTGGTGCAGAGGAGCCTCCCGGGCGCCGGTTACAACAACACCTTCCCCTACTCCTGGGGCGGTTTCTCCGACATGGACTTCATGGTGGACGAGAGCGGGCTCTGGGCTGTGTACACCACCAACCAGAACGCGGGCAACATCGTGGTCAGCCGGCTGGACCCGCACACCCTCGAGGTCATGCGGTCCTGGGACACCGGCTACCCCAAGCGCAGCGCCGGCGAGGCCTTCATGATCTGCGGTGTGCTCTACGTGACCAACTCCCACCTGGCTGGGGCCAAGGTCTACTTTGCCTATTTCACCAACACGTCCAGTTACGAGTACACGGACGTGCCCTTCCACAACCAGTATTCCCACATCTCGATGCTGGATTACAACCCCCGGGAGCGCGCCCTCTATACCTGGAACAACGGTCACCAGGTGCTCTACAATGTCACCCTGTTTCACGTCATCAGCACCTCTGGGGACCCCTGA
- the OLFM2 gene encoding noelin-2 isoform X4, translating to MWPLTVPPPLLLLLCSGLAGQTLFQSPEEGWQLYTSAQAPDGKCICTAVIPAQSTCSRDGRSRELRQLMEKNVSQSMEVLELRTYRDLQYVRGMETLMRSLDARLRAADGSLSAKSFQELKDRMTELLPLSSVLEQYKADTRTIVRLREDVRNLSGSLATIQEEMGAYGYEDLQQRVMALEARLHACAQKLGCGKLTGVSNPITVRAMGSRFGSWMTDTMAPSADSRVWYMDGYYKGRRVLEFRTLGDFIKGQNFIQHLLPQPWAGTGHVVYNGSLFYNKYQSNVVVKYHFRSRSVLVQRSLPGAGYNNTFPYSWGGFSDMDFMVDESGLWAVYTTNQNAGNIVVSRLDPHTLEVMRSWDTGYPKRSAGEAFMICGVLYVTNSHLAGAKVYFAYFTNTSSYEYTDVPFHNQYSHISMLDYNPRERALYTWNNGHQVLYNVTLFHVISTSGDP from the exons ACTCTCTTCCAGAGCCCAGAAGAGGGCTGGCAGCTGTACACCTCAGCCCAGGCCCCTGACGGGAAATGCATCTGCACGGCTGTGATCCCAGCGCAGAGTACCTGCTCTCGAGATGGCAGGAGTCGGGAGCTGCGGCAACTGATGGAGAAG AATGTCTCCCAGTCCATGGAGGTCCTTGAGCTGCGGACGTATCGCGACCTCCAGTATGTACGCGGCATGGAGACCCTCATGCGGAGCCTGGATGCGCGGCTCCGGGCGGCTGATGGGTCCCTCTCGGCCAAGAGCTTCCAG GAGCTGAAGGACAGGATGACAGAACTGTTGCCCCTGAGCTCGGTCCTGGAGCAGTACAAGGCAGACACACGGACCATTGTACGCCTGCGGGAGGATGTGAGGAATCTCTCCGGCAGTCTGGCAACCATCCAGGAGGAGATGGGTGCCTACGGGTACGAGGATCTGCAGCAGCGGGTGATGGCCCTGGAGGCCCGGCTCCACGCCTGCGCCCAGAAACTGG gctgtgGGAAGCTGACCGGGGTCAGTAACCCCATCACCGTTCGGGCCATGGGGTCCCGCTTCGGCTCCTGGATGACTGACACGATGGCCCCCAGTGCGGATAGCCGG GTCTGGTACATGGATGGCTATTACAAGGGCCGCCGGGTCCTGGAGTTCCGTACCCTGGGAGATTTCATCAAAGGCCAGAACTTTATCCAGCACCTGCTACCCCAGCCGTGGGCGGGCACGGGCCACGTGGTGTACAACGGCTCCCTGTTCTATAACAAGTACCAGAGCAACGTGGTGGTCAAATACCACTTCCGCTCGCGCTCCGTGCTGGTGCAGAGGAGCCTCCCGGGCGCCGGTTACAACAACACCTTCCCCTACTCCTGGGGCGGTTTCTCCGACATGGACTTCATGGTGGACGAGAGCGGGCTCTGGGCTGTGTACACCACCAACCAGAACGCGGGCAACATCGTGGTCAGCCGGCTGGACCCGCACACCCTCGAGGTCATGCGGTCCTGGGACACCGGCTACCCCAAGCGCAGCGCCGGCGAGGCCTTCATGATCTGCGGTGTGCTCTACGTGACCAACTCCCACCTGGCTGGGGCCAAGGTCTACTTTGCCTATTTCACCAACACGTCCAGTTACGAGTACACGGACGTGCCCTTCCACAACCAGTATTCCCACATCTCGATGCTGGATTACAACCCCCGGGAGCGCGCCCTCTATACCTGGAACAACGGTCACCAGGTGCTCTACAATGTCACCCTGTTTCACGTCATCAGCACCTCTGGGGACCCCTGA
- the OLFM2 gene encoding noelin-2 isoform X2: MSVPLLKIGAVLSTMAMVTNWMSQTLPSLVGLNGTVSRAGASEKITLFQSPEEGWQLYTSAQAPDGKCICTAVIPAQSTCSRDGRSRELRQLMEKNVSQSMEVLELRTYRDLQYVRGMETLMRSLDARLRAADGSLSAKSFQELKDRMTELLPLSSVLEQYKADTRTIVRLREDVRNLSGSLATIQEEMGAYGYEDLQQRVMALEARLHACAQKLGCGKLTGVSNPITVRAMGSRFGSWMTDTMAPSADSRVWYMDGYYKGRRVLEFRTLGDFIKGQNFIQHLLPQPWAGTGHVVYNGSLFYNKYQSNVVVKYHFRSRSVLVQRSLPGAGYNNTFPYSWGGFSDMDFMVDESGLWAVYTTNQNAGNIVVSRLDPHTLEVMRSWDTGYPKRSAGEAFMICGVLYVTNSHLAGAKVYFAYFTNTSSYEYTDVPFHNQYSHISMLDYNPRERALYTWNNGHQVLYNVTLFHVISTSGDP; the protein is encoded by the exons ACTCTCTTCCAGAGCCCAGAAGAGGGCTGGCAGCTGTACACCTCAGCCCAGGCCCCTGACGGGAAATGCATCTGCACGGCTGTGATCCCAGCGCAGAGTACCTGCTCTCGAGATGGCAGGAGTCGGGAGCTGCGGCAACTGATGGAGAAG AATGTCTCCCAGTCCATGGAGGTCCTTGAGCTGCGGACGTATCGCGACCTCCAGTATGTACGCGGCATGGAGACCCTCATGCGGAGCCTGGATGCGCGGCTCCGGGCGGCTGATGGGTCCCTCTCGGCCAAGAGCTTCCAG GAGCTGAAGGACAGGATGACAGAACTGTTGCCCCTGAGCTCGGTCCTGGAGCAGTACAAGGCAGACACACGGACCATTGTACGCCTGCGGGAGGATGTGAGGAATCTCTCCGGCAGTCTGGCAACCATCCAGGAGGAGATGGGTGCCTACGGGTACGAGGATCTGCAGCAGCGGGTGATGGCCCTGGAGGCCCGGCTCCACGCCTGCGCCCAGAAACTGG gctgtgGGAAGCTGACCGGGGTCAGTAACCCCATCACCGTTCGGGCCATGGGGTCCCGCTTCGGCTCCTGGATGACTGACACGATGGCCCCCAGTGCGGATAGCCGG GTCTGGTACATGGATGGCTATTACAAGGGCCGCCGGGTCCTGGAGTTCCGTACCCTGGGAGATTTCATCAAAGGCCAGAACTTTATCCAGCACCTGCTACCCCAGCCGTGGGCGGGCACGGGCCACGTGGTGTACAACGGCTCCCTGTTCTATAACAAGTACCAGAGCAACGTGGTGGTCAAATACCACTTCCGCTCGCGCTCCGTGCTGGTGCAGAGGAGCCTCCCGGGCGCCGGTTACAACAACACCTTCCCCTACTCCTGGGGCGGTTTCTCCGACATGGACTTCATGGTGGACGAGAGCGGGCTCTGGGCTGTGTACACCACCAACCAGAACGCGGGCAACATCGTGGTCAGCCGGCTGGACCCGCACACCCTCGAGGTCATGCGGTCCTGGGACACCGGCTACCCCAAGCGCAGCGCCGGCGAGGCCTTCATGATCTGCGGTGTGCTCTACGTGACCAACTCCCACCTGGCTGGGGCCAAGGTCTACTTTGCCTATTTCACCAACACGTCCAGTTACGAGTACACGGACGTGCCCTTCCACAACCAGTATTCCCACATCTCGATGCTGGATTACAACCCCCGGGAGCGCGCCCTCTATACCTGGAACAACGGTCACCAGGTGCTCTACAATGTCACCCTGTTTCACGTCATCAGCACCTCTGGGGACCCCTGA
- the OLFM2 gene encoding noelin-2 isoform X1: MSVPLLKIGAVLSTMAMVTNWMSQTLPSLVGLNGTVSRAGASEKITLFQSPEEGWQLYTSAQAPDGKCICTAVIPAQSTCSRDGRSRELRQLMEKVQNVSQSMEVLELRTYRDLQYVRGMETLMRSLDARLRAADGSLSAKSFQELKDRMTELLPLSSVLEQYKADTRTIVRLREDVRNLSGSLATIQEEMGAYGYEDLQQRVMALEARLHACAQKLGCGKLTGVSNPITVRAMGSRFGSWMTDTMAPSADSRVWYMDGYYKGRRVLEFRTLGDFIKGQNFIQHLLPQPWAGTGHVVYNGSLFYNKYQSNVVVKYHFRSRSVLVQRSLPGAGYNNTFPYSWGGFSDMDFMVDESGLWAVYTTNQNAGNIVVSRLDPHTLEVMRSWDTGYPKRSAGEAFMICGVLYVTNSHLAGAKVYFAYFTNTSSYEYTDVPFHNQYSHISMLDYNPRERALYTWNNGHQVLYNVTLFHVISTSGDP, from the exons ACTCTCTTCCAGAGCCCAGAAGAGGGCTGGCAGCTGTACACCTCAGCCCAGGCCCCTGACGGGAAATGCATCTGCACGGCTGTGATCCCAGCGCAGAGTACCTGCTCTCGAGATGGCAGGAGTCGGGAGCTGCGGCAACTGATGGAGAAG GTCCAGAATGTCTCCCAGTCCATGGAGGTCCTTGAGCTGCGGACGTATCGCGACCTCCAGTATGTACGCGGCATGGAGACCCTCATGCGGAGCCTGGATGCGCGGCTCCGGGCGGCTGATGGGTCCCTCTCGGCCAAGAGCTTCCAG GAGCTGAAGGACAGGATGACAGAACTGTTGCCCCTGAGCTCGGTCCTGGAGCAGTACAAGGCAGACACACGGACCATTGTACGCCTGCGGGAGGATGTGAGGAATCTCTCCGGCAGTCTGGCAACCATCCAGGAGGAGATGGGTGCCTACGGGTACGAGGATCTGCAGCAGCGGGTGATGGCCCTGGAGGCCCGGCTCCACGCCTGCGCCCAGAAACTGG gctgtgGGAAGCTGACCGGGGTCAGTAACCCCATCACCGTTCGGGCCATGGGGTCCCGCTTCGGCTCCTGGATGACTGACACGATGGCCCCCAGTGCGGATAGCCGG GTCTGGTACATGGATGGCTATTACAAGGGCCGCCGGGTCCTGGAGTTCCGTACCCTGGGAGATTTCATCAAAGGCCAGAACTTTATCCAGCACCTGCTACCCCAGCCGTGGGCGGGCACGGGCCACGTGGTGTACAACGGCTCCCTGTTCTATAACAAGTACCAGAGCAACGTGGTGGTCAAATACCACTTCCGCTCGCGCTCCGTGCTGGTGCAGAGGAGCCTCCCGGGCGCCGGTTACAACAACACCTTCCCCTACTCCTGGGGCGGTTTCTCCGACATGGACTTCATGGTGGACGAGAGCGGGCTCTGGGCTGTGTACACCACCAACCAGAACGCGGGCAACATCGTGGTCAGCCGGCTGGACCCGCACACCCTCGAGGTCATGCGGTCCTGGGACACCGGCTACCCCAAGCGCAGCGCCGGCGAGGCCTTCATGATCTGCGGTGTGCTCTACGTGACCAACTCCCACCTGGCTGGGGCCAAGGTCTACTTTGCCTATTTCACCAACACGTCCAGTTACGAGTACACGGACGTGCCCTTCCACAACCAGTATTCCCACATCTCGATGCTGGATTACAACCCCCGGGAGCGCGCCCTCTATACCTGGAACAACGGTCACCAGGTGCTCTACAATGTCACCCTGTTTCACGTCATCAGCACCTCTGGGGACCCCTGA